One Synergistales bacterium DNA segment encodes these proteins:
- a CDS encoding histidinol-phosphate aminotransferase family protein, producing MNWNEDGTTAWLDKNESPYSLPPAPREELRELLCSLDFNRYPDPDCRAVKRMLSERTGVPEQCIFVGNGSDEILQYLFLSYLNRGSRRLVRLYPSFTEYQRLARVFSADERKVPLTLEADRFHVDYAALLDVIAGNSPDLVLIDNPNNPTGLSIDCGQLEELADLSPCPVVVDEAYAEFASSSMLDRFSLQQKNMLILRTLSKAWGMAGLRLGYAVGPPDLIADLEAVRSPYNVGGLTQSVAGIALSYQEWMESRVYSVRYLRKQFIDTVNRISGFRAFPSEANFTLVRSSVPEQVLDEACSSASVALRRVDDLPWEGTWRRVAVGREEEMRRVLDVFQGLSEQSERRQTQERLEISA from the coding sequence ATGAACTGGAACGAAGATGGGACCACGGCCTGGCTGGACAAGAATGAAAGCCCCTATTCATTGCCGCCCGCTCCCCGAGAGGAACTCCGCGAGCTGTTGTGCAGTCTGGATTTCAACAGGTACCCCGATCCGGATTGCAGGGCCGTCAAAAGGATGCTTTCCGAACGAACAGGGGTTCCGGAACAGTGCATCTTTGTCGGTAACGGGAGTGACGAGATCCTCCAGTACCTCTTTCTCAGCTATCTGAACAGGGGATCTCGGAGGCTTGTTCGGCTCTATCCGAGCTTCACGGAGTATCAACGTCTCGCACGGGTTTTCTCTGCAGACGAACGGAAGGTGCCCCTCACCCTGGAAGCGGATCGGTTCCACGTAGACTACGCGGCGCTGCTTGACGTCATAGCGGGGAATTCGCCGGATCTGGTCCTGATCGACAATCCCAACAACCCGACAGGTCTCTCCATCGACTGCGGACAACTCGAGGAGCTTGCCGATCTCTCTCCCTGTCCTGTTGTGGTCGACGAGGCCTATGCGGAGTTTGCGTCATCATCAATGCTGGATCGGTTTTCACTGCAGCAAAAGAATATGCTCATTCTGCGTACACTTTCTAAAGCCTGGGGGATGGCGGGATTGCGTTTGGGGTACGCTGTCGGTCCGCCCGATCTGATTGCAGATCTTGAAGCAGTGCGGAGCCCCTACAATGTCGGCGGTCTAACGCAGTCTGTGGCGGGGATCGCCCTCTCCTATCAGGAATGGATGGAAAGCAGGGTGTACAGTGTGCGGTATCTCAGGAAGCAGTTCATCGATACCGTCAATCGCATTTCCGGTTTCCGGGCCTTTCCCAGTGAGGCCAACTTTACGCTGGTTCGCTCCTCCGTGCCGGAACAGGTATTGGACGAGGCCTGCTCCAGTGCATCTGTAGCCCTGCGGAGGGTTGATGACCTCCCCTGGGAAGGAACCTGGAGACGCGTTGCTGTAGGCAGGGAAGAGGAAATGCGACGTGTGTTGGATGTCTTTCAGGGATTGTCTGAACAGAGCGAACGGCGGCAGACACAGGAGCGGTTGGAGATCTCTGCATAG
- a CDS encoding helix-turn-helix domain-containing protein yields MAEKWKDRLTDQLCKAIIALETEEEVYNFLEDVATIGEIRALAQRLEVARLLREGYTYPQIAQQTGASTATISRVKKFLEYGADGYKVVLEKIAAQESE; encoded by the coding sequence ATGGCTGAAAAGTGGAAGGATCGCCTTACTGACCAGTTGTGTAAAGCTATCATAGCGCTGGAAACGGAAGAGGAGGTCTACAATTTTCTGGAAGATGTCGCGACAATCGGCGAGATACGAGCGCTCGCCCAGAGGCTGGAGGTCGCCCGACTCCTGCGGGAGGGGTACACCTATCCTCAGATTGCGCAACAGACAGGCGCAAGTACTGCGACGATCAGCAGGGTCAAGAAATTTCTCGAATACGGGGCGGATGGCTACAAGGTGGTCTTGGAGAAGATTGCCGCCCAGGAATCCGAGTAG
- a CDS encoding AAA family ATPase, whose protein sequence is MTAQNTKELQIEQLRRITEPSILGFETTEECCALEGLIGQERANRSMKFGLGVRSRGYNIFVVGNPGSGRTTYTLQQLHREAEQQEAPDDWIYVYNFNDPSRPLAINLPAGNGEKLSEKLAELVEDLKIILNKAFEDSNYEDQKAQMVKEFQEKVNELMEQIRAEAAEKGFAVKRTPQGFVNIPMKEEENEEGEIEKREMQQEEFEQLDEEQQKQMKDRSEQISQQTLAVLRKIRSLEKELKDQIKELEAEISRNAITPALDELRGSFGEGDKLSEWINSLTEDIIANANMFVAAARDENAEIDFSRYNVNIFVSNDPEDGAPVIFETNPNYYNTVGKVEYESKQGYLSTDFQKIQAGAMHKANGGYLLLQAEDLFRQFMSWEAIKRVLKTGEIAIENLGEQLGLVPVSSLRPEPVPIKLKVVIIGTRWIYYLLHMYDHEFPKFFKIKADFDVDMRRDADSERDLGKFVAGFTQKESLLPFSSGAVAEIIEWSSRLSGNRNKMSTQFNKISEILVEASSWARMDDLQTVSRESIRKAIDEKQYRTNLIEERIQDLFAEGTLHIATRGREIGQVNGLTVLDTRDHVFGKPVRITANVFMGREGVVNLEREVKMTGPIHNKGLLTLESYLGRTYAKDLPLSLSAKIAFEQTYEEIEGDSASSTELYCLLSALAERPLRQDIAVTGSVDQFGNIQPIGGVNEKIEGYFKYCKLAGLTGDQGVLVPSANMVNLMLHHEVLDAVREGTFHIWAIDTIEEGIALLTGIPAVSAEEGEESIRGLVAAKLWYWVKRNAEIKKQFEGNGEQNNEATPEPKDK, encoded by the coding sequence ATGACAGCACAGAATACGAAGGAACTCCAGATTGAGCAGCTCCGACGGATAACGGAGCCATCCATACTCGGTTTTGAAACGACAGAGGAATGCTGCGCTCTCGAAGGACTGATCGGACAGGAACGAGCCAACCGTTCCATGAAATTCGGTCTCGGTGTACGGAGCCGCGGATACAACATCTTTGTCGTCGGCAACCCGGGTAGCGGGCGCACCACCTACACCCTCCAGCAGCTGCACAGGGAAGCGGAACAGCAAGAAGCCCCGGATGACTGGATCTATGTCTACAATTTTAACGACCCAAGCCGCCCACTGGCTATCAATCTCCCGGCCGGCAACGGGGAAAAACTCTCCGAAAAACTCGCCGAGTTGGTAGAGGACCTGAAGATCATCCTGAATAAAGCCTTTGAGGACAGCAATTACGAGGATCAGAAAGCGCAAATGGTGAAGGAATTTCAGGAAAAGGTCAACGAATTGATGGAACAGATCAGGGCGGAAGCCGCGGAAAAGGGATTCGCAGTCAAACGCACTCCCCAGGGTTTTGTCAACATCCCCATGAAAGAAGAGGAAAACGAAGAGGGGGAAATCGAAAAGCGGGAGATGCAGCAGGAGGAATTCGAGCAACTGGATGAAGAGCAGCAGAAGCAGATGAAAGACCGGTCGGAACAGATTTCCCAGCAAACATTGGCTGTACTGCGCAAAATCCGTTCGCTGGAAAAAGAGCTGAAGGACCAAATCAAGGAGCTGGAGGCCGAAATCAGCCGTAACGCCATCACCCCTGCCCTGGATGAGCTGCGCGGCAGCTTTGGCGAAGGAGACAAGCTCAGTGAATGGATCAACTCGTTGACAGAGGACATCATCGCCAACGCCAACATGTTCGTCGCCGCCGCCAGGGACGAAAACGCCGAAATCGACTTTTCCCGCTATAACGTCAATATATTTGTCAGTAACGACCCGGAAGATGGGGCTCCGGTCATCTTTGAAACCAACCCCAACTATTACAACACAGTGGGGAAAGTGGAGTACGAAAGCAAACAGGGCTATCTCTCTACGGATTTCCAGAAGATCCAGGCCGGCGCGATGCACAAAGCCAACGGCGGATACCTGCTCTTACAGGCCGAGGATCTGTTCAGGCAATTCATGTCCTGGGAAGCGATCAAAAGAGTGCTGAAAACAGGCGAGATAGCCATTGAAAACCTGGGTGAGCAACTGGGGTTGGTCCCCGTCTCCTCACTGCGCCCGGAACCGGTTCCCATTAAGCTCAAAGTGGTGATCATCGGCACACGCTGGATCTACTATCTTCTCCATATGTACGACCACGAATTCCCCAAGTTCTTCAAGATCAAGGCCGACTTCGACGTGGATATGCGACGCGACGCAGATTCCGAGCGGGATCTTGGCAAGTTCGTCGCCGGTTTCACACAGAAAGAAAGCCTCCTGCCCTTCTCCAGCGGAGCGGTGGCGGAAATCATCGAATGGTCCTCCCGACTCTCCGGTAACAGAAACAAGATGTCGACACAATTCAACAAGATCTCGGAGATTCTGGTAGAAGCCTCCTCCTGGGCACGGATGGACGATCTCCAGACGGTTTCGAGAGAAAGCATCCGCAAGGCTATCGACGAGAAACAGTACCGCACAAACCTGATCGAAGAACGCATCCAGGACCTCTTTGCCGAGGGGACACTGCACATCGCCACCAGAGGCCGGGAGATTGGCCAGGTGAATGGCTTGACTGTGCTGGATACCAGGGATCACGTCTTCGGCAAACCGGTACGGATCACCGCCAATGTATTCATGGGTCGGGAAGGGGTGGTCAATCTCGAGCGGGAGGTGAAGATGACAGGTCCGATCCACAATAAAGGCCTCCTCACCCTGGAAAGCTACCTGGGCCGAACCTACGCCAAGGATCTCCCGCTTTCGCTTTCCGCCAAGATCGCCTTCGAGCAAACCTACGAAGAGATTGAAGGAGACAGCGCCTCTTCCACCGAGCTCTACTGTCTTCTTTCGGCTCTGGCGGAACGCCCTCTCCGACAGGATATCGCCGTCACGGGTTCCGTCGATCAATTCGGCAATATCCAGCCCATCGGGGGCGTGAACGAGAAGATCGAAGGGTACTTCAAATACTGCAAGCTCGCCGGCCTCACCGGCGATCAGGGTGTTCTGGTGCCCTCGGCGAATATGGTCAATCTCATGCTGCACCACGAGGTCCTGGACGCCGTCCGCGAAGGGACCTTCCATATCTGGGCGATCGATACGATTGAAGAGGGGATAGCACTCCTTACCGGGATCCCGGCTGTATCGGCCGAGGAAGGAGAGGAGAGTATCCGGGGACTTGTGGCCGCAAAGCTGTGGTACTGGGTGAAACGCAACGCAGAGATCAAGAAACAGTTCGAGGGTAACGGCGAACAGAACAACGAGGCAACGCCTGAACCGAAGGACAAGTAA
- the mnmA gene encoding tRNA 2-thiouridine(34) synthase MnmA, which yields MPQPTILIGISGGLDSAVSALLLQRRGFAVTALMLAMHGGKKEKESYHRARSVCTQLGIPLWYHDIRDKFHTRIKQYSQQELLMGRTPNPCIRCNETIKFRRLLSFARYRGIGTIATGHYACTGRQQGRAGLWKAADRRKDQSYVLYRLGPFVLTRAILPLCRYTKEEVEQLGKESFPGLFEGIPSSQDLCFSRHIHGTAGSGDFRDKQGRLLGRHGGFFQFTIGQRKGLGLPDGPWYVTDIHPATNTVVVGSREEVSAHRILCRDAVVYGTNHLEGAELSALIRYRARPVTVRIEELHREDRRFTVHADEPFTAPTPGQSLVLYDGTMVVGGGIIANTERRMSADDSTEYEGTPD from the coding sequence ATGCCGCAACCGACCATCCTTATTGGTATCAGCGGAGGCCTGGACAGCGCGGTCTCGGCTCTTCTCCTGCAGCGACGGGGCTTTGCCGTCACGGCGCTGATGCTTGCGATGCATGGCGGCAAGAAGGAGAAAGAGAGCTACCACAGGGCCCGGTCGGTATGTACGCAGCTCGGCATCCCTCTCTGGTATCATGATATTCGAGACAAATTTCACACCAGGATAAAACAGTACAGTCAACAGGAACTTCTCATGGGACGCACGCCAAACCCCTGCATTCGCTGTAACGAAACAATCAAATTCCGAAGGCTTCTGTCGTTCGCAAGGTACCGCGGCATCGGCACAATAGCTACCGGGCACTACGCGTGCACCGGCCGACAGCAGGGCAGGGCAGGGCTGTGGAAGGCAGCCGACAGAAGAAAAGACCAAAGCTATGTTCTCTACCGTCTCGGCCCCTTCGTTCTGACACGTGCCATCCTCCCCCTCTGCCGGTACACGAAAGAGGAGGTGGAACAGCTGGGGAAGGAATCCTTCCCCGGCCTCTTCGAGGGGATACCCTCCTCGCAGGACCTCTGTTTCTCCCGGCACATCCATGGCACTGCCGGCAGTGGAGACTTTCGCGACAAGCAAGGGAGGTTGCTCGGTAGACACGGCGGGTTTTTTCAGTTTACCATAGGCCAACGGAAAGGCCTGGGGCTTCCAGACGGTCCGTGGTACGTCACCGACATCCATCCCGCCACAAATACGGTGGTAGTCGGATCACGGGAGGAGGTCTCGGCACATCGCATCCTGTGCAGGGATGCCGTGGTGTACGGCACAAACCACCTTGAGGGAGCCGAGCTCTCGGCGCTGATCCGGTACAGGGCACGGCCCGTAACCGTACGGATAGAAGAGCTCCACCGGGAGGACCGCCGTTTTACCGTCCATGCCGATGAGCCCTTTACGGCGCCCACACCGGGACAGTCGCTTGTTCTGTACGATGGTACAATGGTTGTCGGCGGTGGGATCATCGCAAACACAGAGAGGAGAATGTCTGCTGATGACAGCACAGAATACGAAGGAACTCCAGATTGA
- a CDS encoding cob(I)yrinic acid a,c-diamide adenosyltransferase, which translates to MHLHEQGIVHVYTGNGKGKTTAALGMVLRTAGHGGSSAVIQFCKGWEHYGEIKTVSSLPQVTFLQTGTPDFVDPRQPYPIDFEEAQRGLQSARSILNDGEIDLLVLDEINIAIAFGLLAWNDVKQLLQNRPPYIEVVMTGRNAPEAVISFADLVTEFREIRHPFQQGFQPQRGREY; encoded by the coding sequence ATGCATCTGCACGAACAGGGTATCGTACATGTCTATACGGGAAATGGCAAGGGAAAAACGACGGCGGCGCTTGGAATGGTCCTCCGAACCGCGGGACACGGCGGCAGCTCTGCAGTCATCCAATTCTGCAAAGGCTGGGAACACTATGGCGAGATCAAGACGGTTTCCTCCCTTCCACAGGTGACCTTCCTGCAAACCGGGACCCCCGATTTCGTCGATCCCCGACAGCCCTATCCCATTGATTTCGAGGAAGCACAACGAGGACTCCAAAGCGCCCGCAGCATCCTCAATGACGGCGAGATCGACCTGCTGGTGCTCGACGAGATCAACATCGCCATTGCCTTCGGTCTGCTTGCCTGGAATGACGTCAAGCAGCTGCTCCAGAACCGCCCCCCTTACATTGAGGTGGTCATGACGGGACGCAACGCCCCCGAAGCCGTGATCTCCTTCGCCGACCTGGTGACGGAATTCCGGGAGATACGACACCCCTTCCAGCAAGGATTCCAGCCGCAACGGGGTCGGGAGTACTGA
- the hypF gene encoding carbamoyltransferase HypF, with the protein MVSQFKLLVTGIVQGVGFRPFCARLAKRLDLSGSVQNTSEGVRITLEGPAHLIESYMELLSREHPPLAVVSDIQVESVGQVRAPSGSFTIEKSLTQRRQRVLIPPDVATCPECLEEVRTPGERRYRYPFTNCTNCGPRYSIIERLPYDRPFTTMHSFAMCDACQKEYEDPFDRRYHAQPIACPLCGPQLEFITARESADASWYGEEALQKAVESLQGGEIVAIKGLGGYHLACDAFNETSVSRLRERKMRPMKPFAVMVADREQAERLLVLSEESMDFLQSPRAPICIGKTRRPCLAPSVAPGQNSIGVMLPYTPLHWLLMEHFEVLVMTSANLSDEPLIADDREALEKLGGIADAFLRHNRPIFRRIDDSVAIDASEGPIMVRRARGFVPSPLFVPQELPELLAAGAEMKSTFALTQGRCIFPSQYLGDLKDIATVGLYKEALRHYRFLFRIDPAFLVCDMHPQFLSTATAREETEGRLEELAVQHHHAHLAACLAEHEKDGPAIGLILDGTGYGADGTIWGGELLVGDVDGYRREGHLAPFRLVGGDRAVAEPWRSALSLLVEALGWDGARSIAKELWPQRTETVEQLFDAYHLFPVTTSCGRLFDGVAALLGCCATVSFDGEAPMLLEGAVDESCDAIMPFLVYHDSEGLISLDWKPAVRWLVSHRNDTLSRSAAAFHRGLAAALVQAVALLHCRCGLSTVVLSGGVWQNRLLSDEVAEGIREKGWTPLLHKRLPPNDECVAVGQAVIGARYLEKKGAYA; encoded by the coding sequence ATGGTTTCACAATTCAAGCTTCTTGTCACCGGTATCGTTCAGGGCGTAGGATTTCGCCCCTTCTGTGCCCGGCTTGCCAAACGACTCGATCTGAGCGGTTCTGTACAGAATACCTCCGAAGGAGTGCGCATCACGCTGGAGGGGCCTGCTCACCTTATCGAATCCTATATGGAGCTTCTCTCCAGGGAACATCCCCCACTTGCTGTGGTGAGTGATATCCAGGTGGAGTCTGTGGGGCAGGTCAGGGCTCCCTCCGGCTCGTTTACGATAGAAAAAAGCCTCACGCAGCGTAGACAGCGTGTGCTGATCCCCCCTGATGTGGCGACCTGTCCGGAGTGCCTCGAAGAGGTGCGAACCCCCGGGGAACGACGCTACCGCTATCCCTTCACCAATTGTACAAACTGTGGTCCAAGATACTCCATTATCGAGCGGCTGCCCTACGATCGTCCCTTCACGACGATGCATTCCTTTGCGATGTGTGACGCTTGTCAAAAGGAATATGAAGATCCCTTTGACAGACGGTACCACGCACAGCCCATTGCCTGTCCCCTGTGCGGTCCACAATTGGAATTCATTACGGCACGGGAGAGCGCTGATGCCTCCTGGTACGGCGAGGAGGCCCTTCAGAAAGCGGTGGAATCCCTGCAGGGAGGAGAGATCGTGGCCATCAAAGGGCTCGGGGGATATCATCTGGCCTGTGATGCCTTCAACGAAACGTCTGTTTCGCGTCTGCGGGAACGCAAGATGAGGCCCATGAAGCCCTTTGCTGTAATGGTGGCAGACCGGGAGCAGGCGGAGCGGCTGCTCGTTCTTTCGGAGGAATCCATGGATTTTCTCCAATCACCCCGAGCACCTATCTGTATCGGCAAGACCAGGAGACCCTGTCTTGCCCCCTCGGTAGCCCCCGGTCAGAACAGCATCGGTGTCATGCTGCCCTATACCCCGCTGCACTGGCTTTTGATGGAACACTTCGAGGTCCTGGTCATGACCAGCGCCAACCTGAGCGACGAACCCCTGATTGCAGATGATCGGGAGGCACTGGAGAAGCTTGGAGGGATCGCCGATGCCTTCCTTCGGCATAACCGGCCGATCTTTCGCCGCATTGACGACTCGGTTGCGATCGACGCTTCGGAAGGGCCGATCATGGTGCGCCGCGCCCGCGGGTTTGTTCCGTCTCCTCTCTTTGTACCGCAGGAGCTGCCGGAGCTGCTGGCTGCCGGTGCCGAGATGAAATCAACCTTTGCGCTGACCCAGGGGCGGTGTATCTTCCCCAGCCAGTATCTCGGTGACCTCAAGGATATCGCGACGGTGGGGCTGTACAAGGAGGCGCTTCGGCACTACCGGTTCCTGTTTCGTATCGATCCCGCCTTTCTGGTGTGCGATATGCACCCCCAGTTTCTTTCCACGGCCACAGCCAGGGAGGAGACAGAAGGCCGGCTGGAGGAACTGGCGGTTCAGCACCATCACGCCCACCTTGCCGCCTGTCTTGCCGAACACGAGAAGGATGGGCCGGCGATCGGACTGATCCTGGATGGGACAGGTTACGGCGCGGACGGCACCATTTGGGGGGGCGAATTGCTGGTAGGAGATGTCGATGGCTACAGGCGGGAGGGGCATCTCGCGCCCTTTCGCCTTGTGGGCGGCGACAGAGCCGTTGCGGAACCCTGGAGATCGGCGCTTTCCCTGCTCGTTGAAGCCCTGGGGTGGGATGGAGCCCGCAGCATAGCGAAGGAATTGTGGCCCCAGAGGACCGAGACCGTCGAACAGCTGTTTGACGCCTACCATCTGTTTCCGGTCACCACCTCCTGTGGGAGACTCTTTGACGGTGTGGCGGCGCTTCTTGGATGCTGCGCAACGGTCAGTTTCGACGGGGAGGCCCCGATGCTCCTTGAAGGGGCTGTTGATGAATCCTGTGATGCCATCATGCCATTTCTGGTATACCACGACAGCGAAGGACTGATTTCCCTGGACTGGAAACCAGCTGTCCGTTGGCTTGTGAGCCATAGGAACGACACCCTTTCCCGCAGTGCAGCGGCGTTCCACCGGGGTCTGGCGGCGGCTCTGGTCCAGGCGGTTGCACTGCTCCACTGTCGTTGCGGCCTGTCGACGGTGGTGCTTTCAGGGGGGGTATGGCAGAATCGTCTGCTTTCGGACGAGGTAGCGGAGGGCATACGCGAGAAGGGATGGACTCCGCTCCTCCACAAGCGATTGCCTCCGAACGACGAATGTGTCGCTGTCGGGCAGGCGGTCATCGGCGCAAGGTATCTGGAAAAGAAGGGGGCCTACGCGTAA
- the glpX gene encoding class II fructose-bisphosphatase, producing the protein MNVPDRNMALELVRSTEAAAMAGGRWLGRGNKNGADGAAVNAMRYLLNTVCMDGLVVIGEGEKDQAPMLYNGEHLGSGDPPQVDIAVDPIDGTTLTAKGRLNAISVVAVAERDSMYNPHHIFYMNKIASGPEAAPFIDINAPVSENIRRVAKAKGLATDDVTVVVLDRPRHDDLVSQIRQTGARIRLIPDGDVGGALMTCRAESGIDLLMGIGGSPEAVISACALKCVGGGFQCKLWPRNDEERNKCTEQGMDLEQVLEINDLVGGDNVFFSATGVSDGELLKGVRYSGDKITTQSMVMRSKSGTIRYVEGVHSLKKLQNLSTNVDYGRRP; encoded by the coding sequence ATGAATGTCCCTGACAGAAACATGGCTCTCGAGTTGGTGCGTTCCACCGAGGCAGCGGCGATGGCAGGCGGACGCTGGTTGGGAAGAGGCAACAAAAACGGCGCCGATGGGGCCGCCGTCAACGCAATGCGCTATCTTCTCAATACGGTCTGTATGGACGGTCTGGTGGTTATCGGTGAAGGGGAGAAAGACCAGGCCCCGATGCTGTACAACGGAGAACACCTTGGGTCCGGGGATCCTCCCCAGGTGGACATCGCTGTCGACCCGATCGACGGCACCACACTCACTGCCAAGGGGCGCCTGAACGCCATCTCCGTGGTTGCCGTTGCAGAACGAGACAGCATGTATAACCCTCACCATATCTTCTATATGAACAAGATTGCCAGCGGCCCGGAAGCAGCCCCGTTTATCGACATCAATGCACCTGTATCGGAAAACATCCGTCGCGTAGCCAAGGCTAAAGGTCTGGCCACCGATGATGTGACCGTTGTCGTCCTCGACAGACCGCGCCACGACGATCTCGTTTCCCAAATCCGTCAAACCGGCGCACGGATCCGGCTGATACCGGACGGCGACGTAGGTGGGGCCCTCATGACCTGCCGTGCCGAAAGCGGCATCGACCTGCTGATGGGGATCGGAGGATCGCCTGAAGCGGTGATCTCCGCCTGCGCCCTCAAATGCGTCGGCGGAGGGTTTCAGTGCAAGCTGTGGCCACGGAACGACGAAGAACGCAACAAGTGTACGGAGCAGGGCATGGACCTGGAACAGGTGCTGGAAATCAACGATCTGGTGGGCGGGGACAATGTCTTCTTCTCCGCCACCGGCGTGAGCGATGGAGAGCTTCTCAAGGGCGTCAGGTATTCCGGCGACAAGATCACCACGCAATCAATGGTGATGCGTTCGAAGAGCGGAACCATCCGGTACGTGGAAGGGGTACACAGCCTCAAAAAGCTCCAGAACCTGAGCACTAACGTCGATTACGGCCGGCGTCCATAG
- the purB gene encoding adenylosuccinate lyase: MIERYETEAMAAIWSETQKYMSWLDVELAACEAWNEEGVLPDETLSVIKERAGFTVERIREIEENTHHDVIAFVSCVAETIGPEGRYIHLGLTSSDILDTASSLRINTSMEILLGSLAALKKSLLHQAQRYRYTPCVGRTHGIHAEPMTFGLKLLNWYDQLHRDTRRLEDAKEACRIGKISGAVGTYAHCPPSVEKRVCQLLGLRPARISTQVIPRDIHAQLVTALSLFGAGIERIATEIRHLQRTEVLEALEPFGNKQKGSSAMPHKKNPIIAERLCGMARLLRGYTVTATENIALWHERDISHSSAERIIWPDAFHLAHYMIEKTHALTADLTVNEDAMLANLDLTKGLVYSQRVLLALVEDAGMPRDDAYRAVQSAAMRCWNGNGTFQQMLEQEETVQRALSTETLQSLFHPDYYFRFVDEIFSRFDEE; this comes from the coding sequence GTGATAGAACGTTACGAGACAGAAGCGATGGCGGCAATATGGTCCGAAACGCAGAAATACATGTCCTGGCTCGACGTAGAGCTGGCAGCCTGTGAAGCATGGAATGAGGAAGGGGTCCTCCCCGATGAGACCCTTTCGGTGATCAAGGAACGGGCGGGGTTTACCGTTGAACGGATCAGGGAAATCGAAGAGAACACCCATCACGATGTGATCGCCTTCGTTTCCTGTGTTGCCGAGACAATCGGTCCCGAAGGCCGCTATATCCACCTGGGGCTGACCAGCAGCGACATTCTGGATACCGCCAGCTCCCTGCGTATCAATACGTCGATGGAGATCCTCCTCGGCTCCCTGGCTGCGCTGAAAAAAAGCCTTCTGCACCAGGCGCAAAGATACCGTTATACCCCCTGCGTAGGAAGAACCCACGGCATCCACGCCGAACCGATGACCTTCGGCTTGAAACTGCTGAACTGGTACGACCAGCTACATCGTGACACACGACGACTGGAAGACGCTAAAGAGGCATGTCGAATCGGCAAGATATCCGGTGCCGTGGGGACCTACGCCCACTGCCCTCCCTCTGTCGAAAAGCGGGTATGCCAATTGCTGGGACTGCGTCCCGCCAGGATCTCCACCCAGGTGATCCCAAGGGATATCCATGCTCAGCTCGTAACGGCGCTCTCTCTTTTCGGAGCGGGGATAGAGCGCATTGCCACAGAGATACGGCACCTCCAGCGGACGGAAGTACTGGAAGCCCTGGAGCCCTTCGGCAACAAACAGAAAGGATCTTCGGCCATGCCTCACAAGAAAAACCCGATCATTGCCGAACGCCTCTGTGGGATGGCCCGACTGCTCCGCGGCTATACGGTGACAGCAACAGAAAACATCGCTCTCTGGCACGAGCGGGATATCAGCCACTCATCGGCGGAGCGCATCATATGGCCCGATGCCTTTCATCTTGCCCATTACATGATAGAAAAAACGCACGCCCTGACAGCGGACCTCACCGTCAACGAGGATGCCATGCTCGCCAATCTCGATCTCACAAAGGGACTGGTGTACAGCCAGAGAGTGCTCCTGGCACTTGTGGAGGATGCGGGTATGCCCCGCGATGACGCCTACAGGGCGGTCCAGAGTGCGGCCATGCGATGCTGGAACGGCAACGGGACATTCCAGCAGATGCTCGAGCAGGAGGAAACGGTCCAGAGGGCCCTTTCCACAGAGACTCTGCAGTCCCTGTTCCACCCCGATTACTATTTTCGTTTTGTAGACGAAATATTCTCCCGATTCGATGAGGAGTAA
- a CDS encoding DUF4416 family protein, with amino-acid sequence MIPVKLFVATLTPSEPWWQWALERMRERWGPPEQISEAYSFQWTRYYDAIGTELTRRLLSFQGLWDGEQLAQWKTTAVAIEEESGATQRRVNIDPGFIDGARLILASTKDRAQRIPIGNGLFAEVTLRYRSGKWAPFDYTFPDFASGIYAPFLSEIRARWVRKHRQNGGHAP; translated from the coding sequence ATGATCCCTGTTAAACTCTTCGTGGCCACACTCACCCCAAGCGAACCCTGGTGGCAGTGGGCTTTGGAGAGAATGCGCGAACGCTGGGGGCCACCGGAACAGATCAGCGAGGCCTATTCGTTCCAGTGGACCCGCTACTACGACGCTATCGGTACCGAACTGACCAGGCGCCTTCTTTCTTTCCAGGGCCTCTGGGACGGTGAACAGCTTGCCCAATGGAAAACCACCGCCGTCGCCATCGAGGAGGAAAGCGGCGCAACACAGCGGAGGGTCAACATCGACCCCGGTTTTATCGATGGAGCCCGCCTTATACTTGCCTCCACAAAGGACAGAGCGCAACGTATTCCGATAGGTAACGGGCTGTTTGCAGAGGTGACGCTGCGGTACCGCTCGGGGAAGTGGGCGCCCTTTGACTACACCTTCCCGGATTTCGCCTCCGGGATCTACGCACCCTTTCTTTCCGAGATACGCGCAAGGTGGGTACGCAAACACCGGCAAAACGGAGGTCATGCACCGTGA